A genomic segment from Amycolatopsis camponoti encodes:
- a CDS encoding serine/threonine-protein kinase gives MSAPAELVAALPQYDIGAEIGEGGMGVVFAGTHRTLGRSVAIKQLPWDVLNHQASSELFDREARVLASLDHPHIVPVYDYVRTGREHLLVMERLDGGTVHSRFHGGGVSGEQACAIGLAMLAGLHAAHRAGVLHLDVKPRNLLFNLQGVVKVADFGIARVISEGATLVTHGGEILGTPAYIAPEQAMGNALSPAADVYAAGTVLYELLSRQLPFDNTRGAISMMRQHMFTDPRPIAGVPMPIAGVIMRSLARELDARYREAESFAADLAGAATAVYGPGWLERSGVPVLHLTPRVIAGLNSPTAPGPPGEARTRPVQRPPGPNATLVAPSGPDTGPGPGDGRTGDGGPESGRTGEGSGSNAAVLWLRLAAAAAAIVLVVLALLNPEQLPHQASPTLNLGAQPVTVPVEVDLSKPLTLTGTGNPGRVALTLSAAGIPLGSAETEAKAAGNGFTAQLTLPAIARWVVGGAVTATVQTGPVTQTFTLLTSQHPLASAMGAGSLILALFALAYLESGLRTIRNGHRWRGASVGGPVLGLLFGAVAWLCVSVLRVHEPAPGFGAGCAVAGAVAAGLVVAAARRRASTVVSRPSGR, from the coding sequence ATGAGCGCACCGGCCGAGCTGGTCGCCGCGCTGCCGCAGTACGACATCGGGGCTGAGATCGGCGAAGGCGGCATGGGCGTCGTGTTCGCCGGGACGCACCGGACGCTCGGGCGCAGCGTCGCGATCAAGCAGCTGCCCTGGGACGTGCTCAACCACCAGGCCAGCAGCGAGCTGTTCGACCGCGAGGCCCGCGTGCTGGCCAGCCTCGACCACCCGCACATCGTGCCGGTGTACGACTACGTCCGCACCGGCCGCGAGCACCTGCTGGTGATGGAACGGCTCGACGGTGGCACCGTGCACAGCCGGTTCCACGGCGGCGGCGTCAGCGGCGAGCAGGCGTGCGCGATCGGCCTGGCGATGCTCGCCGGGCTGCACGCCGCGCACCGGGCCGGCGTGCTGCACCTCGACGTCAAGCCGCGGAACCTGCTGTTCAACCTGCAGGGTGTGGTGAAGGTGGCGGACTTCGGCATCGCGCGAGTGATCAGCGAGGGCGCCACGCTCGTCACGCACGGGGGCGAAATCCTCGGCACCCCGGCGTACATCGCGCCCGAGCAGGCGATGGGCAACGCGCTGAGCCCGGCGGCCGACGTCTACGCGGCCGGCACGGTGCTCTACGAGCTGCTGTCCCGGCAGCTGCCGTTCGACAACACACGCGGCGCGATCAGCATGATGCGCCAGCACATGTTCACCGACCCGCGGCCGATCGCGGGCGTCCCGATGCCGATCGCCGGCGTGATCATGCGCAGCCTCGCGCGTGAGCTCGATGCGCGTTACCGCGAGGCCGAGTCGTTCGCGGCCGACCTGGCCGGGGCCGCCACCGCCGTCTACGGGCCCGGCTGGCTCGAGCGGTCCGGGGTGCCGGTGCTGCACCTGACCCCGCGGGTGATCGCCGGGCTCAACTCGCCCACCGCGCCGGGGCCGCCGGGGGAAGCCCGGACCCGGCCGGTCCAGCGGCCGCCGGGACCGAACGCGACGCTGGTCGCGCCGAGCGGGCCGGACACCGGTCCCGGGCCGGGCGACGGCCGGACGGGTGACGGAGGTCCGGAGTCCGGCCGGACGGGCGAAGGGTCCGGCTCGAACGCCGCTGTCCTGTGGCTGCGGCTGGCCGCGGCGGCCGCCGCGATCGTGCTGGTCGTCCTCGCGCTGCTCAACCCGGAACAGCTGCCGCACCAGGCGTCACCGACGTTGAACCTCGGTGCGCAGCCCGTCACGGTGCCGGTCGAGGTGGACCTCAGCAAGCCGCTGACGCTGACCGGCACCGGCAACCCGGGTCGCGTCGCGCTCACGCTGTCCGCGGCCGGGATTCCGTTGGGCTCGGCCGAAACCGAGGCGAAAGCGGCGGGCAACGGCTTCACCGCGCAGCTCACGCTGCCGGCCATCGCGCGCTGGGTCGTCGGCGGCGCGGTCACGGCGACGGTGCAGACCGGGCCGGTCACGCAGACGTTCACGCTGCTCACCAGCCAGCACCCGCTGGCCAGCGCGATGGGCGCGGGCAGTCTCATCCTGGCGCTGTTCGCGCTCGCCTACCTCGAATCCGGGCTGCGGACCATCCGCAACGGCCACCGCTGGCGCGGCGCGTCGGTCGGCGGGCCGGTGCTGGGCCTGCTGTTCGGTGCCGTGGCGTGGCTGTGCGTTTCCGTGCTGCGCGTGCACGAACCGGCTCCGGGGTTCGGCGCCGGGTGTGCGGTGGCGGGCGCGGTCGCGGCCGGGCTCGTGGTCGCGGCGGCGCGGCGCCGGGCGTCCACAGTGGTCAGTCGACCATCCGGACGGTGA
- a CDS encoding AAA family ATPase codes for MSEPTVIELGPRDLLVVAGLPGAGKTTMLHHAAPGLVVLDSDQVRARLAAAVPSVPYRCYRPVVHAWHRARVVRRAMAAGPIVVHEPSTRASTRALLALVGAVSGRPVRLLFLDATASEALAGQRSRGRIVRPRSFARHVRRAGKWREALLAERVPAGWSSVQVIDRARARRTRVVAKLLVGC; via the coding sequence ATGAGCGAGCCCACGGTCATCGAGCTCGGGCCCCGCGACCTGCTCGTGGTGGCGGGCCTGCCCGGCGCGGGCAAGACGACGATGCTCCACCACGCCGCGCCCGGTCTGGTAGTGCTGGATTCCGACCAGGTCCGCGCCCGGCTGGCGGCGGCGGTCCCGTCGGTGCCGTACCGGTGTTACCGGCCGGTGGTCCACGCGTGGCACCGCGCCCGGGTGGTCCGGCGGGCGATGGCGGCGGGGCCGATCGTGGTCCACGAGCCGTCGACGCGGGCTTCGACGCGCGCGCTCCTGGCTCTGGTCGGCGCGGTGAGCGGCCGGCCGGTGCGGCTGTTGTTCCTGGACGCGACGGCTTCGGAGGCGCTGGCGGGGCAGCGGAGCCGGGGGCGGATCGTGCGGCCGCGGTCGTTCGCCCGGCACGTCCGGCGGGCGGGGAAGTGGCGCGAGGCGCTGCTGGCGGAGCGGGTGCCGGCCGGGTGGAGCAGCGTGCAGGTGATCGACCGGGCGCGGGCACGGCGGACGCGAGTGGTGGCGAAGCTGCTGGTGGGCTGCTGA
- a CDS encoding chitinase, whose product MRRSRLSATLAACVLALSGLAAGPAEAANLLANPGFEAGSLSGWTCANATTVSTPVHGGGYALAGTPVGADFAQCAQTVSVQPNTTYTVSAWVRGNPVYLGITGGASTWSGNSGAYNQLSLTFTTGNQTSAQLYLHGWYGAGTYYADDVVLDGPGGSTPGTPGAPGNPATGSVTTNSIALSWGAAAGTVTGYRVYEGTTAVATVTGTSATISGLAACSTHSYAVAAYNSAGESPKSGTTNATTTGCVDTGLPKHSLIGYLHSSFANGSGYVRMADVPAAWDIIDLAFGEPTSVTSGDIRFNRCSAAECPNVESDADFTAAIKAKQAQGKKVLISIGGQNGQVQLTTTAARDKFVSSVSAIIDKWGLNGLDVDFEGHSLSLNAGDSDFRNPTTPVIVNLISALKSLKAKYGSGFVLTMAPETFFVQVGYQFYGGTSAGDARTGAYLPVIHALRDSLTVLHVQDYNSGPVMGLDNQYHNMGGAEFHIAMTDMLKAGFTVANTGQFFPGLRPDQIAVGLPAAVSAGNGYTSPADVQTAVNCLVKGSGCGSYTLRGGTSPALRGLMTWSINWDKYYNWEFQNSHEPFLNALP is encoded by the coding sequence ATGAGGCGTTCCAGACTGTCCGCAACCCTCGCCGCCTGCGTACTGGCGCTCTCCGGTCTCGCGGCCGGTCCCGCCGAGGCGGCCAACCTCCTCGCCAACCCCGGTTTCGAGGCCGGCTCGCTCTCCGGCTGGACCTGTGCGAACGCGACCACCGTGAGCACCCCCGTGCACGGTGGCGGGTACGCCCTCGCCGGCACGCCCGTCGGCGCCGACTTCGCCCAGTGCGCGCAGACCGTGTCCGTTCAGCCGAACACCACGTACACCGTCTCGGCCTGGGTGCGCGGGAACCCCGTCTACCTCGGCATCACCGGCGGCGCCTCGACCTGGTCGGGCAACTCGGGCGCCTACAACCAGCTGTCCCTCACCTTCACCACCGGCAACCAGACCTCCGCCCAGCTCTACCTCCACGGCTGGTACGGCGCCGGCACCTACTACGCCGACGACGTCGTCCTCGACGGCCCCGGCGGCAGCACCCCCGGCACGCCCGGTGCCCCCGGCAACCCGGCCACCGGCAGCGTCACGACGAACTCGATCGCCCTGAGCTGGGGTGCCGCCGCCGGCACTGTCACCGGGTACCGCGTCTACGAAGGCACCACGGCCGTCGCGACCGTCACCGGGACCAGCGCCACCATCAGCGGCCTGGCCGCTTGCTCGACCCACAGCTACGCGGTCGCCGCGTACAACTCCGCGGGTGAATCGCCGAAGAGCGGGACGACCAACGCGACCACCACCGGCTGCGTCGACACCGGCCTGCCGAAGCACTCCCTCATCGGCTACCTGCACTCCAGCTTCGCGAACGGCTCCGGGTACGTCCGGATGGCCGACGTCCCCGCCGCCTGGGACATCATCGACCTCGCGTTCGGCGAACCGACGTCCGTCACCTCCGGCGACATCCGCTTCAACCGCTGTTCCGCCGCCGAGTGCCCGAACGTCGAAAGCGACGCCGACTTCACCGCCGCCATCAAGGCCAAGCAGGCGCAGGGCAAGAAGGTCCTGATCTCCATCGGCGGCCAGAACGGCCAGGTCCAGCTGACGACGACCGCCGCGCGCGACAAGTTCGTCAGCTCCGTCTCGGCGATCATCGACAAGTGGGGCCTCAACGGGCTCGACGTCGACTTCGAGGGCCACTCGCTCTCGCTCAACGCCGGCGACAGCGACTTCCGCAACCCGACCACGCCGGTGATCGTCAACCTGATCTCCGCGCTGAAGTCGCTCAAGGCCAAGTACGGCTCGGGTTTCGTGCTCACCATGGCGCCGGAGACGTTCTTCGTGCAGGTCGGCTACCAGTTCTACGGCGGCACGAGCGCCGGCGACGCGCGGACCGGCGCCTACCTGCCGGTGATCCACGCGCTGCGGGACTCGCTGACCGTGCTGCACGTCCAGGACTACAACTCCGGCCCGGTCATGGGGCTCGACAACCAGTACCACAACATGGGCGGCGCGGAGTTCCACATCGCGATGACCGACATGCTCAAGGCCGGCTTCACCGTCGCGAACACCGGGCAGTTCTTCCCGGGGCTGCGGCCGGACCAGATCGCGGTCGGGCTGCCCGCGGCGGTCAGCGCCGGCAACGGCTACACGTCGCCCGCGGACGTCCAGACGGCGGTGAACTGCCTGGTCAAGGGCAGTGGCTGCGGTTCGTACACGCTGCGCGGCGGGACGTCGCCGGCGCTGCGAGGGCTGATGACGTGGTCGATCAACTGGGACAAGTACTACAACTGGGAGTTCCAGAACAGCCACGAGCCGTTCCTGAACGCGCTGCCGTGA
- a CDS encoding IclR family transcriptional regulator has product MVKRDSVLTRVVRIFETFEPDAPALRVTDIARRAGLHVATASRLIEELVGHGWLRRDSDRRIRVGVRLWELASRASPTLGLREAALPFMEDLHAVVGHHTQLAVLEDREVLFVERLSAPGAVVNVTRVAGRLPLHASSSGLVLLAHAPAELQEQVLTGPLEAFRRTTLTEPGRLRRFLADVRRDGYAFCAGFIDEETTGIAVPLRGPGGDVVAALSVIVPNDDSARMQIPALRAAARGISRTLSH; this is encoded by the coding sequence GTGGTGAAACGCGACTCCGTGCTGACGCGCGTCGTCCGGATCTTCGAGACGTTCGAACCGGACGCGCCCGCGTTGCGCGTCACCGACATCGCACGGCGGGCGGGTCTGCACGTCGCGACGGCGTCGCGGCTGATCGAAGAGCTGGTCGGGCACGGCTGGCTGCGGCGGGACTCCGATCGGAGGATCCGGGTGGGCGTCCGCTTGTGGGAGCTGGCTTCGCGCGCGTCCCCGACGCTGGGGCTGCGCGAGGCGGCGCTGCCGTTCATGGAGGACCTGCACGCCGTCGTCGGGCACCACACGCAGCTCGCGGTGCTGGAGGACCGCGAGGTGCTGTTCGTCGAGCGGCTTTCGGCGCCCGGCGCGGTCGTGAACGTGACGCGGGTGGCCGGGCGGCTGCCGCTGCACGCGTCGTCGTCCGGACTGGTGCTGCTTGCCCACGCGCCCGCCGAGCTGCAGGAACAGGTGCTGACGGGTCCGCTGGAAGCTTTCCGGCGCACGACGCTGACTGAGCCGGGGCGGCTGCGGCGGTTCCTCGCCGACGTGCGACGAGACGGTTACGCGTTCTGCGCGGGTTTCATCGACGAGGAGACGACGGGGATCGCCGTGCCGCTGCGGGGGCCGGGCGGGGACGTCGTCGCGGCGCTGTCGGTGATCGTGCCCAACGACGACTCCGCGCGGATGCAGATCCCGGCGTTGCGCGCGGCGGCGCGGGGAATCTCGCGGACACTCTCTCACTGA
- a CDS encoding 4-hydroxybenzoate 3-monooxygenase, which yields MRTQVVIVGAGPAGLLLSHLLGLEGIDSVLVERQTAEHVQARIRAGMLEAGTVELLRSVGLGARLDVEGMEHRGIHLQWPGERHHLDFVDLVGRSVTIYGQTEITKDLMVAREKAGHPAYYSASDVALHDVTGSPSVTFVDADGAAQRVDADVVVGCDGFHGPSRLSIPSSQVWERAYPFAWLGVLADVAPSADELIYAWHPDGFAMHSMRSPRVSRFYLQVAPDEDIAEWSDDRIWTALATRLAFSGWTLETGTITEKSVLPMRSFVTTPMRHGNLYLAGDAAHIVPPTGAKGLNLAVADVALLARALTASFRGDDTLADAYSETALQRVWRCTHFSWWMTSMLHRHGDDFDAQLQLAQLRRTVSSVSAATELADNYSGIPL from the coding sequence GTGCGCACCCAGGTCGTCATCGTCGGCGCCGGCCCGGCCGGGCTGCTGCTGTCCCACCTGCTCGGCCTCGAAGGCATCGACTCGGTGCTCGTCGAGCGGCAGACCGCCGAGCACGTCCAGGCGCGCATCCGCGCGGGCATGCTCGAGGCGGGCACGGTCGAGCTGCTGCGCTCGGTGGGGCTCGGCGCCCGGCTCGACGTCGAAGGCATGGAGCACCGCGGCATCCACCTGCAGTGGCCGGGCGAGCGGCACCACCTGGACTTCGTCGACCTCGTCGGCCGGTCGGTGACGATCTACGGGCAGACCGAGATCACCAAGGACCTCATGGTGGCGCGGGAAAAGGCCGGCCACCCGGCGTACTACTCGGCGTCGGACGTCGCGCTGCACGACGTGACGGGCTCGCCGTCGGTGACCTTTGTGGACGCCGACGGCGCGGCCCAGCGGGTCGACGCGGACGTCGTCGTCGGCTGCGACGGGTTCCACGGGCCGAGCCGGTTGTCGATCCCGTCGTCGCAGGTCTGGGAGCGGGCGTACCCGTTCGCGTGGCTGGGTGTGCTGGCCGACGTCGCGCCGTCGGCCGACGAGCTGATCTACGCCTGGCACCCGGACGGCTTCGCGATGCACAGCATGCGCTCGCCGCGCGTGAGCCGGTTCTACCTGCAGGTCGCGCCGGACGAGGACATCGCCGAGTGGAGCGACGACCGGATCTGGACGGCGCTGGCCACGCGGCTCGCCTTTTCCGGCTGGACGCTGGAGACCGGCACGATCACGGAGAAGAGCGTGCTCCCGATGCGGAGCTTCGTGACGACGCCGATGCGGCACGGAAACCTTTACCTGGCCGGGGATGCGGCGCACATCGTGCCGCCGACGGGCGCGAAGGGGCTGAACCTGGCGGTGGCGGACGTCGCGCTGCTGGCCCGCGCGCTGACGGCGTCGTTCCGGGGCGACGACACGCTTGCCGACGCGTACTCGGAGACGGCGTTGCAGCGGGTTTGGCGATGCACGCACTTCTCGTGGTGGATGACGTCGATGCTGCACCGCCACGGCGACGACTTCGACGCCCAGCTCCAGCTCGCCCAGCTCCGCCGCACCGTGAGTTCGGTGTCGGCGGCGACCGAACTGGCCGACAACTACTCCGGCATCCCCCTGTAA
- a CDS encoding FAD-dependent oxidoreductase, with protein sequence MRELDTEILVVGGGLGGVAAALAAASHGRRVVLTEETGWLGGQLTAQAVPPDENPWIERFGSTRTYRDLRAGIRDHYRRHYPLRAEAAKRPELNPGAGRVSKLCGEPRVALAVIEAMLAPHVSAGRIHVLRNHRPVDAHTTHDRVDAVVLESGQDKVTVKAQYVLDATENGDLLPLTGTEHVTGAEARSTHDEPHAPEEAAPANLQGITYCFAVSHHEGENHVIDKPEMYGFWRDYQPDFWPGPLLGFVAPDPRTLEPVKRTFVPNPPGDPLAVSADQSADAGDKELWAFRRILARNLHTDGAFDSDITLVNWPLNDYWLKPALTIPGHTTEADVEAAHHEAKQLSLSVLYWLQTEAPRADGGTGFPGLRLRPDVTDTKDGLAKSAYVREARRIKAVTTVTEHDVSAEILGVDGRVRREDAVGVGSYRIDLHPSTGGDNYIDVASVPYEIPLGALLPVRTKNLLPAGKNIGTTHITNGCFRLHPVEWNIGEVAGLLAAFAIGEGVEPRAVREDPRHFEDFARVLDAAGVERRWPEVRGY encoded by the coding sequence ATGAGGGAACTGGACACGGAGATTCTGGTGGTCGGCGGGGGACTCGGCGGGGTCGCCGCCGCGCTGGCCGCGGCGAGCCACGGCCGCCGGGTCGTGCTCACCGAGGAGACCGGCTGGCTCGGCGGGCAGCTCACCGCGCAAGCCGTGCCGCCGGACGAGAACCCCTGGATCGAGCGGTTCGGCTCCACCCGCACCTACCGCGACCTGCGCGCGGGCATCCGCGATCACTACCGCCGCCACTACCCGCTCCGCGCCGAAGCCGCGAAGCGCCCGGAGCTGAACCCCGGCGCTGGGCGCGTCAGCAAGCTCTGCGGCGAACCCCGGGTGGCGCTGGCCGTCATCGAGGCCATGCTCGCGCCGCACGTCAGCGCCGGGCGGATCCACGTCCTCCGGAACCACCGGCCGGTCGACGCGCACACGACGCACGACCGCGTCGACGCCGTGGTGCTCGAAAGCGGGCAGGACAAAGTCACCGTCAAGGCGCAGTACGTCCTCGACGCCACCGAGAACGGCGACCTCCTGCCGCTCACCGGCACCGAGCACGTCACCGGGGCGGAAGCCAGGAGCACGCACGACGAGCCGCACGCGCCCGAGGAAGCCGCGCCGGCCAACCTCCAGGGCATCACCTACTGCTTCGCGGTTTCCCACCACGAGGGCGAAAACCACGTGATCGACAAGCCGGAGATGTACGGCTTCTGGCGCGACTACCAGCCGGACTTCTGGCCTGGCCCGCTGCTCGGCTTCGTCGCGCCCGACCCCCGGACGCTCGAGCCCGTCAAGCGCACCTTCGTCCCGAACCCGCCCGGCGACCCGCTGGCCGTGAGTGCCGACCAGAGCGCCGACGCCGGCGACAAGGAACTGTGGGCCTTCCGCCGCATCCTCGCCCGCAACCTGCACACCGACGGCGCCTTCGACTCCGACATCACGCTCGTCAACTGGCCCCTCAACGACTACTGGCTCAAGCCCGCGCTCACGATCCCCGGCCACACCACCGAAGCCGACGTCGAAGCGGCGCACCACGAAGCCAAGCAGCTGAGCCTGTCCGTCCTGTACTGGCTGCAGACGGAGGCCCCCCGCGCGGACGGCGGCACCGGCTTCCCCGGACTCAGGCTGCGCCCGGACGTCACCGACACGAAAGACGGCCTCGCGAAGTCGGCGTACGTCCGCGAAGCGCGGCGCATCAAGGCCGTCACCACCGTCACCGAACACGACGTCTCCGCCGAGATCCTCGGCGTCGACGGCCGCGTCCGCCGCGAAGACGCCGTCGGGGTCGGCAGCTACCGGATCGACCTGCACCCGTCGACCGGCGGGGACAACTACATCGACGTCGCCAGCGTCCCGTACGAGATCCCGCTGGGGGCGTTGCTGCCCGTCCGCACCAAGAACCTCCTGCCCGCCGGCAAGAACATCGGCACCACGCACATCACCAACGGCTGTTTCCGCCTGCACCCCGTGGAGTGGAACATCGGCGAGGTCGCCGGGCTGCTCGCCGCGTTCGCCATCGGCGAGGGCGTCGAGCCGCGGGCAGTGCGTGAAGACCCACGGCACTTCGAAGACTTCGCGCGCGTGCTGGACGCCGCCGGGGTGGAACGCCGGTGGCCGGAAGTGCGGGGGTACTGA
- a CDS encoding LacI family DNA-binding transcriptional regulator, producing MTAGSGRVTQAQVARLAGVSQAVVSMVLNGSDSLRITPETRDRVQQVLRETGYTVDIMGRRLRGGTNQILGVFTYESVFPSGVADFYRPFLLGIEEEAEEQGFDLLLFTSGGRRDGRRRIYDQGTNRLRIADGSILLGRHNDPQELAQLVEEQFPFVFVGRRESPTGPISYVGADYVTATREVHDRLWALGHRRIGLLSVTEENEPTLDRRSGYEAAARKRRRPPLVFLEEDPAPALRQALDEGVTALLVESLAMADGLLACAHELGLGVPGDLSIVVLGDADPSQQPHAHAVPSTGTDWSMFRIPRHEMGAHAVRVLVGLLKNPQPRQLLLPCTIHEGATTARPSTTDSR from the coding sequence ATGACGGCGGGTTCGGGCCGGGTCACGCAGGCCCAGGTGGCGCGCCTGGCCGGCGTCTCGCAGGCCGTCGTGTCCATGGTCCTCAACGGCTCCGACAGCCTGCGCATCACCCCCGAGACCCGCGACCGCGTGCAGCAGGTGCTCCGCGAAACCGGGTACACCGTGGACATCATGGGCCGCCGGCTGCGCGGCGGGACCAACCAGATCCTCGGCGTCTTCACCTACGAGTCGGTGTTCCCGTCCGGGGTGGCCGACTTCTACCGGCCGTTCCTGCTCGGCATCGAGGAGGAGGCCGAGGAACAGGGCTTCGACCTGCTGCTGTTCACCAGCGGTGGCCGCCGCGACGGGCGCCGCCGCATCTACGACCAGGGCACGAACCGCCTGCGCATCGCCGACGGCTCGATCCTGCTGGGCCGGCACAACGACCCCCAAGAGCTCGCGCAGCTCGTCGAGGAGCAGTTCCCGTTCGTGTTCGTCGGGCGCCGCGAGTCGCCGACCGGGCCGATCAGCTACGTCGGCGCGGACTACGTCACGGCCACCCGTGAGGTCCACGACCGGTTGTGGGCGCTCGGGCACCGCCGGATCGGCCTGCTCAGCGTGACCGAGGAGAACGAGCCGACGCTCGATCGCCGCAGCGGGTACGAAGCGGCGGCGCGCAAGCGGCGCCGTCCGCCGCTGGTGTTCCTCGAGGAAGACCCGGCGCCGGCGTTGCGGCAGGCGCTCGACGAGGGCGTCACGGCGCTGCTCGTCGAGAGCTTGGCGATGGCCGACGGCCTCTTGGCCTGCGCGCACGAACTCGGCCTGGGCGTGCCCGGCGACCTGTCCATCGTGGTGCTCGGGGACGCCGACCCGTCGCAGCAACCGCACGCGCACGCCGTGCCGAGCACTGGCACGGACTGGTCGATGTTCCGCATCCCGCGCCACGAAATGGGCGCGCACGCCGTGCGCGTGCTCGTCGGGCTGCTGAAGAACCCCCAGCCCCGCCAGCTGCTCCTGCCGTGCACGATCCACGAGGGCGCCACCACGGCAAGACCCTCCACAACAGACTCCCGCTGA